The stretch of DNA CTTTTCGGGTTGAATTGGAAAATGGTTACGAAATATTAGCTCACATTTCAGGTAAAATTAGGATGCATTTTATCAGAATACTACCTGGAGACAGAGTTAAAGTCGAAATGTCACCTTATGATTTAACCCAGGGTAGAATTGTAT from Candidatus Atribacteria bacterium encodes:
- a CDS encoding translation initiation factor IF-1; translation: MVKEKCIEMQGKVVQSLPNATFRVELENGYEILAHISGKIRMHFIRILPGDRVKVEMSPYDLTQGRIV